A part of Melittangium boletus DSM 14713 genomic DNA contains:
- a CDS encoding MXAN_6652 family MXYO-CTERM-anchored protein, which translates to MRFALRALGAMSLSLLSTPALANTAGITGMSNKSSGQSCNSCHLGASAPTVTLSGPTELAPGAKGEYTLTIRGGAAVVGGMNVAVDNTTAVLQPGTGSQKLGAEITHDGPQAFKDGELRFSFSLVAPTTPGTVKIYGAGNSANNNGSSDGDRGSSTTLDVTVTGDEGDDTQGGCSTTGGLPMFVLAMAAAGLPLLRRRWS; encoded by the coding sequence ATGCGTTTCGCCTTGCGCGCCCTGGGCGCGATGTCCCTGTCTCTTCTCTCGACTCCGGCTCTCGCCAACACCGCCGGAATCACCGGCATGTCCAACAAGTCGTCGGGCCAGTCCTGCAACAGCTGCCACCTGGGCGCCAGCGCGCCCACCGTGACGCTCTCCGGCCCCACCGAGCTCGCCCCGGGTGCCAAGGGCGAGTACACGCTCACCATCCGGGGTGGAGCAGCGGTGGTGGGCGGCATGAACGTCGCCGTCGACAACACCACCGCGGTGCTCCAGCCGGGCACGGGCTCGCAGAAGCTGGGGGCCGAAATCACCCACGATGGTCCCCAGGCCTTCAAGGACGGGGAGCTCCGCTTCAGCTTCTCCCTGGTCGCCCCCACCACGCCGGGAACCGTCAAGATCTACGGTGCCGGCAACTCCGCCAACAACAATGGCAGCAGCGACGGAGACCGGGGCAGCAGCACGACCCTCGATGTAACGGTCACGGGCGACGAAGGGGATGACACCCAGGGAGGCTGCTCCACCACGGGTGGCCTGCCCATGTTCGTCCTCGCGATGGCCGCCGCGGGCCTGCCCCTGCTGCGCCGCCGCTGGAGCTGA